One segment of Stomatobaculum sp. F0698 DNA contains the following:
- the rpsU gene encoding 30S ribosomal protein S21 translates to MSNVIVKENESLDSALRRFKRNCAKAGIQQEIRKREHYEKPSVRRKKKSEAARKRKFN, encoded by the coding sequence ATGTCAAACGTGATTGTGAAAGAAAATGAAAGCTTGGACAGCGCACTGAGACGTTTCAAGAGAAACTGTGCGAAGGCAGGCATTCAGCAGGAAATTCGCAAGAGAGAGCATTACGAGAAGCCCAGCGTCAGACGCAAGAAGAAGTCCGAGGCTGCAAGAAAGCGTAAATTCAACTAA
- the ybeY gene encoding rRNA maturation RNase YbeY, with amino-acid sequence MSLEICYEAEESLELPYEEIAEKVVNACLSAEHCPFAAEVSLSFVDEEAIRELNRDFRDLDRETDVLSFPMLEFEAPAVFPEEIGEEDINPDTGEVPLGDIVINVRRVKTQAAEYGHSETRELAFLIAHSMLHLMGYDHMEEEERMGMEARQREILDALGYRR; translated from the coding sequence ATGAGCCTTGAAATCTGCTACGAGGCGGAAGAGAGTCTGGAACTCCCCTATGAGGAGATTGCGGAGAAGGTGGTAAATGCCTGCCTCAGTGCCGAGCATTGTCCCTTTGCGGCGGAGGTGTCGCTCAGTTTCGTGGACGAAGAGGCGATACGAGAACTGAACCGTGATTTTCGTGACTTGGACCGCGAGACGGATGTGCTTTCGTTCCCTATGCTCGAGTTTGAAGCTCCGGCCGTGTTTCCGGAGGAAATCGGCGAAGAGGACATAAACCCGGACACGGGGGAAGTTCCGCTCGGCGACATTGTGATCAATGTGCGCCGCGTAAAGACGCAGGCGGCGGAATACGGGCACAGCGAGACCCGCGAACTTGCGTTTTTGATTGCACACAGCATGTTGCACCTGATGGGCTATGACCACATGGAGGAAGAGGAGCGCATGGGCATGGAGGCGCGGCAGAGAGAGATACTCG
- a CDS encoding PhoH family protein translates to MGSTEQTIDIPAELEKNVCGFMDVNLHKIERTLQVTMIERDGSVKVMGEEGKVKKAISVFENLVALARRGETVSEQTVNYALSLAFSEGEEKILEIDRELICRTASGRPVKPKTLGQKEYVDSIRKRMITFGIGPAGTGKTYLAMAMAIRAFRDGDCERIILTRPAMEAGEKLGFLPGDLQSKIDPYLRPLYDALYQIMGPESYLHNAEKGLIEVAPLAYMRGRTLDNAYIILDEAQNTTPSQMKMFLTRIGFGSKAIITGDLTQKDLPADAVSGLDTASRVLSNIEEIGFCRLTSRDVVRHPLVQQIVDAYEKYEEKESAEKKRRSAWRKDAQGRGKRNERGDKR, encoded by the coding sequence ATGGGAAGCACAGAGCAGACAATTGATATCCCTGCAGAGTTAGAGAAGAATGTCTGCGGGTTCATGGATGTCAACCTTCACAAAATTGAGCGCACCCTGCAGGTCACAATGATAGAGCGTGACGGCAGCGTCAAGGTCATGGGCGAAGAGGGCAAGGTCAAAAAGGCCATCTCCGTCTTTGAGAATTTGGTTGCGCTCGCACGGCGCGGTGAGACCGTCTCGGAGCAGACGGTCAACTACGCGCTCTCCCTCGCGTTTTCGGAGGGCGAAGAGAAGATACTGGAAATTGACCGGGAGCTCATATGCCGCACGGCATCCGGGCGTCCGGTGAAACCGAAGACGCTCGGTCAGAAAGAGTATGTGGACAGCATACGAAAGCGCATGATTACCTTCGGCATAGGCCCGGCAGGTACCGGTAAGACCTATCTTGCCATGGCCATGGCGATACGCGCCTTCCGCGACGGGGACTGCGAGCGCATCATTCTCACGCGCCCCGCGATGGAGGCAGGCGAGAAGCTCGGCTTCCTCCCGGGTGATCTGCAGAGCAAGATCGATCCCTATCTGCGCCCGCTCTACGATGCGCTTTACCAGATTATGGGGCCGGAGAGCTATCTCCACAACGCGGAGAAGGGACTCATTGAGGTGGCACCGCTCGCCTATATGCGCGGTCGCACCTTGGACAACGCCTACATCATCCTCGATGAGGCGCAGAATACCACACCCTCGCAGATGAAGATGTTCCTAACCCGCATCGGCTTCGGCTCGAAGGCCATCATCACCGGCGATCTCACACAGAAGGACTTGCCTGCGGATGCGGTTTCGGGGCTTGATACGGCTTCCCGTGTGCTTTCGAACATAGAGGAGATCGGTTTTTGCCGTCTCACAAGCCGTGATGTGGTGCGCCACCCCCTGGTGCAGCAGATTGTGGATGCCTACGAGAAGTACGAGGAAAAGGAGAGCGCCGAGAAGAAGCGTCGCAGTGCTTGGCGAAAGGACGCGCAGGGCAGAGGAAAACGGAATGAGCGAGGTGATAAGCGATGA